The following coding sequences lie in one Epinephelus moara isolate mb chromosome 17, YSFRI_EMoa_1.0, whole genome shotgun sequence genomic window:
- the LOC126404355 gene encoding gastrula zinc finger protein XlCGF17.1-like, with product MVHMRSHTGEKPFSCCECGKRFSRSGDLNGHMRCHTGEKPFDCSECGKRFRQSGHLKRHMRAHTGEKPFSCSECGKRFTCSEGLRGHMRSHTGEKPFCCSECGKTFGFSGDLKTHMRSHTGEKPFSCSACCKRFGKNVDLKKHMRSHTGEKPFSCSVCCKRFGQSGNLKKHMRSHTGEKPFSCSECGKTFAFRGDVKKHMISHTGEKPFSCSVCCKRFGRNGDLKKHMRSHTGEKPFSCSECGKRFGYSENLKIHMRSHTGEKPFRRSVCGKSFTQCGNLLTLMRKTHEGEN from the coding sequence ATGgtacacatgagatctcatacaggagagaaaccatttagttgctgtgagtgtgggaaaagatttagtCGCAGTGGAGATCTGAATGGACACATGAGatgtcatacaggagagaaaccatttgactgctctgagtgtgggaaaagatttcgTCAAAGTGGACATCTGAAAAGACACATGAGAGcccatacaggagagaaacctttTAGCTGCTccgagtgtgggaaaagattcacTTGCAGTGAAGGTCTGAGGggacacatgagatctcatacagggGAGAAACCATtctgctgctctgagtgtgggaaaacattTGGTTTCAGTGGCGATTTGAAGACACACATGAGATCGCATACAggggagaaaccatttagctgctctgcctgttgcaaaagatttggtaaaaatgtagatttgaagaaacacatgagatctcatacgggggagaaaccatttagctgctctgtgtgttgCAAAAGATTTGGTCAAAGTGGAAAtttgaagaaacacatgagatCGCATACAggggagaaaccatttagctgctctgagtgtggaaAAACATTTGCTTTCAGGGGAGATGTGAAGAAACATATGATATCTCATACAggggagaaaccatttagctgctctgtgtgttgCAAAAGATTTGGTCGAAATGGAGAtttgaagaaacacatgagatctcatacaggggagaaaccatttagctgctctgagtgtgggaaaagatttggttatAGTGAAAATTTAAAgatacacatgagatctcatacaggagagaaaccatttcgCCGTTCAGTTTGTGGAAAATCATTTACACAATGTGGAAATTTACTTACACTCATGAGGAAAACTCATGAAGGGGAAAATTGA